The DNA window GGAACATATGATGACAAGTAAGTTCACTGTACACATGTGTTACTTCTAGGCTTCTAGCATGCTACAtttattggatttttttatagaatgtCCTTTTTTATGCCTGCATGCAGGTTTAATGATGATCCGTTCTCAAAGAAGCCTATACTTTCGCAATATGATGACCCAATGGAAGACGAGGTGAAGTAAAACACGATGCTCAGCTTTGTTTGTTCATATCCTGCTATTGGTATTTATTTTAGTGTTGCACCTGCCAGGGAGTGACACTTGATGAAGGTGGACGTTTCAGTGGTGAAGCAGAAAAAAAGCTGGAAGAGGTACTTCAACTTTACCCTTAGAATCAATGGTATCACACTTTCTTAGGGATAATTGGAAGATACTTCCATTGCATCTTTGTGTGGACtgactatattttgattttgccAGCTCCGCAAAAGAATTGAAGGCGGGCATGTGCAGAAAAAGACTGAAGACCTTACTTCTGCTGCAAAGATGGCATCAGACTACTACACTCAAGCTGAAATGCTTCAATTTAAAAAgccgaagaaaaagaaatcccttagaaagaaagaaaagcttGATCTGGATGCACTTGAGTCCGAAGCTATTGCTGCTGGATTGGGTGTGGGTGATCTTGGATCCAGGAATGATGCAAAACGGCAATCTGCTAGGGAGGAAGAGCAAAAGGCTGATGCTGAAAAGAGAAACTATGGGTATCAAGCAGCTATTGCAAAGGCTGAAGAAGCATCAAAAGCATTACGTCAGGAGAAAAATGTTTCTGGTAAACAAGATGAACCTGAAAAACTAGTTTTTGGTGACGATTACGAAGATTTGCAGAAATCTCTGGAACAAGCTAGGAAATTAGCTCTAAAGAAACAGGAAGAGACTGCTGCATCTGGCCCTCTGGCTGTAGCAGAACTGGCTACTGCAAGATTAGGTCAAAAAGATGCAGATGCTGCAGAAGGAGAGGGACAGCAAAATAAGGTTGTTATCACGGAGATGGAAGAGTTTGTGTGGGGCCTACAGTTGAATGAAGGTAaactctttttatctttttgagCTTCTTGGTGGATTTTAAAGAAGTATACATGCATTGACTAATAAATCAATTGACTCTTTTTGTTATCTTGTTGCAGAGACACGCAAACCAGAAGCTGAAGGTGTGTTTATGGATGAAGATGATGACATGATCTTGACAGATACTGTAGCAAAAGATGACATGAATGGTCTTGCCGTGGTCAAAGAGGAAACTAACATTGAAGGCCCTGTGAAggatgaagaggaagaagaggtaAAACCAGATGACATTGTACATGAAGCTGCAGTTGGCAAGGGTTTGGCTGGTGCTTTGAAGTTTCTGAAGGAGCGAGGGACCCTCAATGAGGGCACAGATTGGGGAGGCAGAACCACAGACAAGAAGAAAAGCAAGCTTGCTGGTATTGAGGATGGGCCAAAAGATATTCGCATAGAAAGGATCGATGAATTTGGTCGAGTGGTAAGTACTTACCCTACACCCTCTCCTAATGGCCCTCACCCGTGAGTCTCCCATGCATAGAAAGCATGAAACTTATTGGAATGAACTGCATTATTTAACAGCTATAATTGAGGCAATGGTGAATTACTGATTGCTTTTTGTTATATGCATTCCTCTATTGAATTTTGATTGCATTTTCTACTCAGCATGATAATCCTGTTCATTTATTGCCTTTATTTGAGCCCTGTACGCAAATGGTGCTAATCTGTGTACCCTTTTCCCCTAGATGACACCAAAAGAGGCATTTCGGGATCTTTCACACAAATTCCATGGCAAGGCACCAGGTAAAATGAAGCAGGAAAGGCGCCAAAAGAAGTATCGCGATGAGTTGAAAACCAAGCGAATGATATCTTCTGACACGCCATTAATGTCTGCGGAAAAGATGAGAGAGGCTCAAGCTCTCAGCAAAACACCATACCTTGTCTTAAGTGGCAATGCAAAATCAGGGTATGTTCACATATACTTTTGACATCCAAGATCATGTGTTTTAGTTTCCTTTCTGATGCTAGTATCCTGTTGTATCTTCTTAACCATTTTTATATCTTCAAAGACCTtcataaaaatccaaaaacctTACTCGTTTTTGTAGGTGTTAAGGACTTAATACTGCATGACATGAGATTCTCCTTTTGTTTATTCGAGTATTGTACACAGTTTTTTTAACTGAGTATATCCAGTGAAACCCACTCTAATTGTTAACACATTAGCTCTCAATGTGGTTGGATAAGTTGTGATCACATTATATGTACAATTTGGGGGGGATTGAGGGTCTACCACTACGTGTTTTCCTATTAATACTTCTAGTTATCTGGATGCGGTGCCTGATCTAGTTCTATTTGATGCGGTGCAGTCAAACGAGCGATGCCAGCGGTTTTGCTACAGTGGAGAAAGAGCATCCTGGGAGTCTGACACCCATGCTTGGGGCCAAAAAGGTTGGTTATGGCATTCCTTGTTCcattatgcaattagtttatGAGTAAATTAGTTTCTGTGGTTTTTGGTAATGTATTCGTCATACATATGTAGTCCAACTTCCCATATTCAGAATCCTGACTTCGTCTATTTCTTTGTCAGGTTGAGCACTTTTTGGGTATCAAACGAAGCGCCCAGGGTGGAGGCttgcctccaccacctccaaaGAAGCCTAAGAACTGAACATGCATGGATTTGGTTGAGTGCAAATCTGTTAGCATTCTAGTGCCATCTATTGCTGTGGTTTGGAGCAGACCTGGAATGATAAAACACCGCCAGAAGCTTTGATGAAGTAGCTCCAAATGCACTAACATGTAAGAACCTGCTAATTTTTATTCCAAGCTGATTTTTTGTACCAACTATACTTATCCGTGCTGCACCGCCAAATGCAGAGTCAGAACAATATAGAAGTGGACTTAAATGTTGTCTTACCTCCACATCAGTTGTGTTTAAGCTGGACATACGAGTTACGATTGCTGACAAACTTTATAGTGTCTTTCACTTGTGTTCGTCAAAAAAGCATATGTAGGTGGATTGGATGGCCAGTGTTGCCCACCACTTTTTGTAGATATTTGTGTTGGAGTTACTAAAAGCCTTGTCGCATTTTTTGAAGATCTGTACCACATACCAGTGTGCAAGGTTCAAATCCACTTGGACACTTTGGTAGGTATCAGTAACAATCAATTTTACCACTTCACCCTTAACCAACTCTTTGTCGATGGGGTCAATTGCATGGTGATGCAGGAGCAGATCGGGGTGTTCCCGGTGGGGCGCGTGGACGACCTGTGCGAGGTGGCCCAGTACCATATACCAGTGTGCAAAGGTTCAAACCTGAAAATTTCTAAGCTTGTGAAAGATGTGAACTAACGGAAGATGTGTGTGTCGACTGTTGAGTATGATGATAACGTGAGCTTTTAAGCACCAATCAATTCACTACAACAGTTCTGATTGTCAATCACACCCTCGGTCTTTTTAAAACGTACGTACCAAGGTGACGCGATAAATAAACTTGTGACAGGAATATGCCGGTGCATGTATCCGAAAGACTAAACTGATACACCGCATGTGTACCTAGGTACGGCTCACGAACCCTTCGTTCATTCAACGCTGTTTTCCATGGTCGCACTCGTCGTCATCCTATGATCGGGTTGCCGCGTAGACCCTCCGGGAACAGCCACTTGGCGCCTGTGGCCTCCATGATCCGCCTCCCCAGCGGCGCCTGCAGCCCCCCTTTCCTCTTGCTGTCGCTGGTGCTGTACATCGCTTGGCACGCCCAGTGCAAAACCTCCGGGGCAAGGCAGGCGATGAGCTGCAGCGACGGCCACGTCACTACCAGTCTCCCCTCCGGATCCCGTCCAGGGCCACCTCGCACAGGTCGTCCACGCGTCCAGGGCCACCTCGATCTGCTCCTGCATCACCATGCAATTGACCCCATCGACAAAAAGCGGTTAATTTGGACATAGGAGTATATGTGGCTGGTGGATAAGGTGACGTCAAGTTGTAGATATACCCAAGGCCTTGGAGGGAAACAACAATTTTGGTCAGATACGGTTTCACTCCTAGCCCAGTGGACACCTGATGAGGACATCAACGCCATCGATACATCCATAACTCCACTAGTACAACTTCCTGGTCCCGTTACCCGCGCTCGTGCACATCAACTCAACTATAAGGTGATCTCTTTATTGAGTTcatgtttctcttttttataccCCAGAGACGTGCGCACTATTGTTATGCTCAGGAACGATGGAGAGATCCAAAGGGCCGAGGATTCGCGTGGGATGGATTTGGACTGCAGGACAGCGGCAACTTCTAACGGCCACCACAACTTCATGCGAACTCCGATTTAGGCGTACAAGTACTTCATGGAAAGGTTATCAAGTCTACGTTCAAATGGATCCGACCACATCTCGTTATCTATTCTGGAACGACGGCTATTGCTGTTTTACTTCGGACTGTTTTATGTCCACGAGTGCTGCGTCACCTCTTTTGGCCCATTGGGCCGTGTATCAAGTTGGGCCCATTAGGGCCGCGTCCTAGGTCATGACACTGTGGTCATGCTTCCCCCTATTTATAGCCCTAGCCGCCACCTAGAACGGCGGGTTTTGTTTCTGCAAGTTAGCTTTTGCTACTTCCTTGTACACGTGTGTGTTGGCGCAACCACTCGGATACTTGTTTACATGTAACgaccctattttttttatttcatttaatttcCATGTTGTGGTTTGATTTTTCACGTTAAAAGACCGACTCGTATGCATGTCATCAAAATAGGAAAACACAATAGgacaaataaaatcttttatttcactTACATATGCATATTACATTCTTCTTTCATATTTCAAGTATACATCATCACCTATTACTATGAAAAGTACAGTAGGTAATTAAAAATGTGGTGTTTATTCtaacaccaaattaatttaggaGGTTACCAGAATTTATCTTTTAGACACCATAGAAATATTGTGAGTTATTCATGCCATATATTTTGCAACCAGACCATATAGGGGCACAAAATTAGTAGCATGAACCATCTCTACAAATTTCCAtgaatattcaatttttttaagaaaacccTATGTTTTTGGGCAATTACAAATCACTCCCTAAACTCAGAGTTACCTCctgaattttgaaaatattagggGCTGGAATAAAAAAAGTATCAAATATCTACATTTTGCCaaaatttccatttttctGGAAATCAgtaaaattctcaaaattttcCACCGAGCAAGCAAATGTGAGGTGTCAAGCTCTAGTGCTGCCAGCAAGTTCTTTGCAGGTGAGTCACCTAGAAAAAACACTGTACACAGTAATAAAATCTCTCAAATTCACCGTAACAAAAGTCTCACCAGTAAGCCATTCCAAATCAATTCACACAGCACAGCCGTAGAACTCAGTACAACCAAAGGAGAGTTAGAGAGAGGAAAATCTGAGCAAGAAGAGGGCAAGACCAGCAAGCTCAGGTGGAGCAGGTACCCTAGCAGGTACCCTAGTTCAAGGAGAAGAAGATTGTTATAGCAAAATCATTCTGATCCAGAGAGTGGCAGTAGAAGTACAGGAGGAGTTTTACTACACATCTTTCAGTATCAGAATAGAAGCAACAAAAAGGTAAccaaaactttaaaaacaaaggaggagaggggatacTGCATACTAATCAGTAGCATTAGCATTTTTAGATGGATATAAATTCACATCAATCTTGAGTTTAGGTTGAGAGAAAggtattgcatattttttttacgggACAATCATAGTTGGTCTGTGTGCTATTATAGttctgtaaaaataaatatttaattcatgAAACAATTAGTGAGAAATAGAGCATGCATAAGAATCGGACATAGTTAGAGtgttcagtttattttattagtatgGATATCAACCTTATAAGTATTTAGTCATAATTATTGTCTCTGAAATATAATTACCTTTAGAAGTTTAGAGTTAGACATTATTTCAAAACACTGCATTAGAGGAAAATTATTCTGAACCTAGCAACCACtctgaacaaatatataaaagctatAGAAACTAGTGTCAgattgtagtagtagtatatacaTCCCAGGTATATATGCAATCACAGTGAAGAATTTTAGATGAGgagatatatgtgtgtgtactGTATAGCGGGAGAAAAGGGGGAAAAGGGGATCCTGGAGTTAGTGAAATTACTTATGAATGTTGGGGTCACCGGAGTTGCCAGAACTGCAACTGGCCTTCTTCACGGCGGCCACCATCGGAGCTGGGTGCCGACGGCCAAGGGGGCTGCATACATCCAGATctaggggagagagaaagagagagagaaaggtaGAGAGCAGTAGAGAGTGACGGGCTTGGCAGGAGGCAAGCTTGGAACT is part of the Oryza brachyantha chromosome 11, ObraRS2, whole genome shotgun sequence genome and encodes:
- the LOC121055715 gene encoding uncharacterized protein LOC121055715 isoform X1, with amino-acid sequence MVAAVKKASCSSGNSGDPNIHKSRSRWPWTRGRPVRGGPGRDPEGRLVVTWPSLQLIACLAPEVLHWACQAMYSTSDSKRKGGLQAPLGRRIMEATGAKWLFPEGLRGNPIIG
- the LOC102716257 gene encoding SART-1 family protein DOT2 isoform X2, whose translation is MLRWRLRSPLRSSSGSAFLGLYFRSREERLNDKKQEGILDDNDDADEILSWVGKSRKLDEKREAEKEKALRRARALEEQDNILAENDEDDDDEEQQEDNRVGEHLSGVKVLHGLDKVMEGGAVVMTLKDQSILADGDINQEVDMLENIEIGEQKQRNEAYKAAKKKGTYDDKFNDDPFSKKPILSQYDDPMEDEGVTLDEGGRFSGEAEKKLEELRKRIEGGHVQKKTEDLTSAAKMASDYYTQAEMLQFKKPKKKKSLRKKEKLDLDALESEAIAAGLGVGDLGSRNDAKRQSAREEEQKADAEKRNYGYQAAIAKAEEASKALRQEKNVSGKQDEPEKLVFGDDYEDLQKSLEQARKLALKKQEETAASGPLAVAELATARLGQKDADAAEGEGQQNKVVITEMEEFVWGLQLNEETRKPEAEGVFMDEDDDMILTDTVAKDDMNGLAVVKEETNIEGPVKDEEEEEVKPDDIVHEAAVGKGLAGALKFLKERGTLNEGTDWGGRTTDKKKSKLAGIEDGPKDIRIERIDEFGRVMTPKEAFRDLSHKFHGKAPGKMKQERRQKKYRDELKTKRMISSDTPLMSAEKMREAQALSKTPYLVLSGNAKSGQTSDASGFATVEKEHPGSLTPMLGAKKVEHFLGIKRSAQGGGLPPPPPKKPKN
- the LOC102716257 gene encoding SART-1 family protein DOT2 isoform X1; the protein is MSHVRSSSDRHRDKEKDRRDTHRREDKDHHSSGRRDRDKDREKDKDDRREKDKDDRREKERDSERGRGGRDRDRGKDRDRGEPERDKERERKDRDKEKSRSSRDKSKDEREDNKDREKSSRGKDRGGDDVGDLSKVDDGNQKKRVDAPVEAEKPSTVELRERISRSREERLNDKKQEGILDDNDDADEILSWVGKSRKLDEKREAEKEKALRRARALEEQDNILAENDEDDDDEEQQEDNRVGEHLSGVKVLHGLDKVMEGGAVVMTLKDQSILADGDINQEVDMLENIEIGEQKQRNEAYKAAKKKGTYDDKFNDDPFSKKPILSQYDDPMEDEGVTLDEGGRFSGEAEKKLEELRKRIEGGHVQKKTEDLTSAAKMASDYYTQAEMLQFKKPKKKKSLRKKEKLDLDALESEAIAAGLGVGDLGSRNDAKRQSAREEEQKADAEKRNYGYQAAIAKAEEASKALRQEKNVSGKQDEPEKLVFGDDYEDLQKSLEQARKLALKKQEETAASGPLAVAELATARLGQKDADAAEGEGQQNKVVITEMEEFVWGLQLNEETRKPEAEGVFMDEDDDMILTDTVAKDDMNGLAVVKEETNIEGPVKDEEEEEVKPDDIVHEAAVGKGLAGALKFLKERGTLNEGTDWGGRTTDKKKSKLAGIEDGPKDIRIERIDEFGRVMTPKEAFRDLSHKFHGKAPGKMKQERRQKKYRDELKTKRMISSDTPLMSAEKMREAQALSKTPYLVLSGNAKSGQTSDASGFATVEKEHPGSLTPMLGAKKVEHFLGIKRSAQGGGLPPPPPKKPKN
- the LOC121055715 gene encoding uncharacterized protein LOC121055715 isoform X2; amino-acid sequence: MVAAVKKASCSSSNSGDPNIHKSRSRWPWTRGRPVRGGPGRDPEGRLVVTWPSLQLIACLAPEVLHWACQAMYSTSDSKRKGGLQAPLGRRIMEATGAKWLFPEGLRGNPIIG